Proteins from a genomic interval of Antedon mediterranea chromosome 5, ecAntMedi1.1, whole genome shotgun sequence:
- the LOC140050235 gene encoding NEDD4 family-interacting protein 2-like — MDPPPQYEQVCGEDNLSSGQVMLALVVPPGNDTKEVPPETPDTVGYVQIPGDAPPPYDEEDKKIMELKRKDEEIRKRLVELGLLSENDFGSDSEILLGSGWVFFWAAMLSVTFSWIGFLVAYCLSSAVAARCGALCGFGISMVKWTIVALYSDCCRAYLASTMCLSMALIFCGVTIAIRGAMMYLRARKEYEMNGYPAIKYWYLY; from the exons ATGGATCCTCCTCCACAATATGAACAG GTTTGTGGAGAAGATAACTTAAGCTCTGGCCAAGTTATGTTAGCACTTGTGGTGCCTCCAGGGAATGATACTAAAGAAGTCCCTCCTGAAACACCAg ACACGGTAGGCTATGTCCAAATTCCAGGAGACGCACCACCACCTTACGATGAAGAAGACAAAAAAATAATGGAACTCAAACGTAAAGATGAAGAAATACGAAAACGACTTGTAGAGCTAGGCCTTCTATCC gaGAATGATTTTGGAAGCGACTCAGAAATTCTGTTAGGCAGTGGATGGGTGTTCTTTTGGGCTGCTATGT tATCTGTGACATTTAGTTGGATTGGGTTTTTGGTTGCCTACTGCCTTAGCTCAGCAGTAGCTGCCCGTTGTGGTGCTCTCTGTGGATTTGGTATCTCAATGGTAAAGTGGACTATAGTAGCTCTGTATTCGGACTGTTGTAGAGCTTATCTGGCGAGTACGATGTGTTTGTCCATGGCGCTTATATTTTGTG GTGTTACGATCGCTATTAGAGGAGCAATGATGTACTTGAGAGCACGCAAAGAATACGAAATGAACGGTTATCCTGCTATCAAATATTGGTATCTCTATTAA